A DNA window from Mycoplasmopsis pullorum contains the following coding sequences:
- the gpmI gene encoding 2,3-bisphosphoglycerate-independent phosphoglycerate mutase, with product MKKVVLIVIDGLGLREETQGNGFKLANTPTFDKLFKEYPNSIIQASGEFVGLPAGQMGNSEVGHLNIGAGTVVYTGLSLIAKALKDGSYAKNYAFLEAFDSVKENNSTLHLMGLLSPGGVHSLEDHLFELIEAAHANGVKNVSVHVFGDGRDVAPQSIKPSLEKLQKLTDKYGYKIASIAGRFYAMDRDKMFDRVEKSYEALLGNSTSTFTNVLDFVDQSYAQNITDEFFVPSINSTLDKSAFVKDNDSIIFFNFRPDRARQLTHCFINSSLYDFKPQHPVKINKFVSMMKYEGLDTIIAFDEMVISNPIGRVLETAGKTQLRIAETQKYAHVTFFMDGGNDIEFKNSKRILVDSLKVESYADAPHMSAEGITDALLANALNYDVTIMNFANPDMVGHTGNLKSTIEAVSFLDTQIKRIVDWAEQNDVTVFITADHGNAEITEDANGKPATKHTSSPVMLITTDKNLKLKDGKLANVAPTVLDYISVAQPKEMDEESLLVK from the coding sequence ATGAAAAAAGTAGTATTAATCGTTATAGATGGATTAGGTTTAAGAGAAGAAACACAAGGTAATGGTTTTAAATTAGCAAATACACCAACCTTTGACAAGCTTTTTAAGGAATATCCAAATAGTATAATTCAAGCTTCTGGTGAATTTGTCGGATTACCTGCCGGACAAATGGGAAACTCAGAAGTGGGACACCTAAATATCGGAGCCGGGACAGTCGTTTATACAGGTTTATCTTTAATTGCTAAAGCACTTAAAGATGGATCTTATGCAAAAAACTACGCTTTTTTAGAAGCTTTTGATTCAGTAAAAGAAAATAATTCAACACTTCACTTGATGGGGTTACTTAGCCCAGGTGGGGTACACTCACTTGAAGATCACTTATTCGAATTAATTGAAGCAGCACATGCTAACGGTGTAAAAAATGTATCTGTCCACGTATTTGGTGATGGTCGTGACGTTGCACCACAATCAATTAAACCTTCACTTGAAAAATTGCAAAAATTAACAGACAAATACGGTTATAAAATCGCTTCAATCGCCGGAAGATTCTACGCAATGGACCGTGATAAAATGTTCGATCGTGTTGAAAAATCATATGAAGCTTTATTAGGGAACTCTACAAGCACATTTACAAATGTTTTAGATTTTGTCGATCAATCATATGCTCAAAACATCACAGATGAATTCTTTGTTCCATCAATTAATTCAACTTTAGATAAGAGTGCATTTGTTAAAGATAATGACTCAATTATTTTCTTTAACTTCCGTCCAGACCGTGCTCGTCAATTAACACATTGCTTTATTAACTCATCACTTTATGACTTTAAACCACAACATCCAGTAAAAATCAATAAATTCGTATCAATGATGAAATACGAAGGTCTTGATACAATAATTGCATTTGATGAAATGGTAATTTCTAATCCAATTGGTCGTGTTCTTGAAACTGCAGGAAAAACACAATTAAGAATTGCAGAAACTCAAAAATACGCACACGTAACATTCTTTATGGATGGTGGTAACGATATTGAATTTAAAAATTCAAAAAGAATTTTAGTCGATTCATTAAAAGTTGAATCGTACGCTGATGCTCCACATATGTCAGCTGAAGGTATTACTGATGCGCTTCTAGCAAACGCATTAAATTATGATGTAACAATTATGAACTTCGCTAACCCTGATATGGTTGGTCACACAGGTAACTTAAAATCTACAATTGAAGCAGTTTCTTTCTTAGATACTCAAATTAAAAGAATTGTGGATTGAGCTGAACAAAATGACGTAACTGTCTTTATTACAGCTGATCACGGTAATGCTGAAATTACTGAAGATGCTAATGGAAAACCAGCGACAAAACATACAAGTAGTCCAGTTATGTTAATTACAACCGATAAAAATCTTAAACTTAAAGATGGTAAATTAGCTAACGTAGCTCCTACTGTTTTAGACTACATCAGTGTAGCTCAACCTAAAGAAATGGATGAAGAATCTCTTTTAGTAAAATAA
- a CDS encoding ABC transporter ATP-binding protein, translated as MRENKYIKKDKKLKTLKKIYSFIPFSKGTWFWVVTLLISLSLFESFTGWLIGYIFDKFFNQNTIGENFETIKYFIFIGFLILAYVLLSFFEWIHEKIIGPRLTKFPYQLRQELYKKIQAMPISFFENEKTGDLMSSITEDTDNLSEAINSIILDYINVIFTFSITLTLMFLYAPILAALTLVILPITSLFFFKIILKGRKFFRKNRMLIGELNGYVEEIVDALPLIRIHQQQEKILEDFKRLNEKQALNQFRGSIYWSLSGSAYSIMKVLNQLVVISIGAFFLINNYPSYGITGQISLGLLTSFSIYVSTMTDQFSKILDFSNQIQNAISSWERIERILDLKPDQDQSQLGTLNFKRGDIRFNDVFFAYPKNPETKVLKNINFSIPSGKSLALVGHTGCGKTTVSKLLSKFYIPTEGTITIDDQEIREINESSWRENIAIINQEIFLFEDTIMNNLKIVNNQITDEEIIKICQLTKADKFIQKLEKGYQTVITHNGENLSQGQRQLLSITRAIISKKSIIIMDEATSNIDTITEKYIQEALNYLMDNKTMLIIAHRLSTIKNCDNILVLSKGEIIESGTHQELMSNSESYYAQLYKIGFENL; from the coding sequence ATGCGAGAAAACAAATATATAAAAAAAGATAAAAAACTAAAAACTCTTAAAAAAATATATAGTTTTATTCCTTTTAGTAAAGGAACGTGATTTTGAGTTGTAACATTATTAATTTCTTTATCATTATTCGAAAGTTTTACAGGTTGATTAATTGGATATATTTTTGACAAATTTTTTAATCAGAATACTATCGGCGAGAATTTTGAAACAATTAAATACTTCATTTTTATCGGTTTTTTAATTCTTGCATACGTTTTACTTTCATTTTTTGAATGAATTCACGAAAAAATTATTGGTCCGCGTTTAACTAAATTTCCTTATCAACTTAGACAAGAGCTTTACAAAAAAATCCAAGCAATGCCGATTAGTTTTTTTGAAAACGAAAAAACTGGTGATTTAATGTCGTCAATTACCGAAGATACGGACAACTTATCTGAAGCAATCAACTCAATTATTTTGGATTATATAAATGTTATTTTTACATTTTCAATTACATTAACTTTAATGTTCTTATATGCTCCTATTTTAGCTGCTTTAACTTTAGTAATCTTGCCAATTACATCATTATTTTTCTTTAAAATCATTCTAAAAGGTCGTAAGTTTTTTAGAAAAAATAGAATGTTAATCGGTGAGTTAAATGGTTATGTTGAAGAAATCGTTGATGCTTTACCGCTAATTCGTATTCATCAACAACAAGAAAAAATACTCGAAGATTTTAAGCGACTAAATGAAAAACAAGCACTAAATCAATTTAGAGGTTCAATTTATTGATCGCTTTCAGGTTCTGCTTACTCAATAATGAAAGTACTAAACCAGCTAGTGGTAATTAGTATTGGAGCATTTTTCTTAATTAATAATTATCCATCATACGGAATAACTGGTCAGATAAGTTTGGGACTACTAACTTCGTTCTCAATTTATGTCAGCACAATGACTGATCAATTTTCAAAAATCTTAGACTTTTCGAACCAAATTCAAAATGCAATTTCATCATGAGAAAGAATTGAAAGAATTTTAGATTTAAAACCAGATCAAGATCAAAGCCAATTGGGGACACTTAACTTTAAGAGAGGGGACATTCGATTCAATGATGTGTTTTTTGCATATCCTAAAAATCCCGAAACTAAAGTTCTAAAAAATATTAATTTTTCAATTCCAAGCGGAAAATCTTTAGCTTTAGTTGGACACACTGGATGTGGTAAAACTACAGTTTCAAAACTACTTTCAAAATTTTATATCCCCACAGAGGGGACAATCACAATTGATGATCAAGAAATAAGAGAAATTAATGAATCAAGTTGACGTGAAAATATCGCCATTATTAATCAAGAGATTTTTCTTTTTGAAGACACAATTATGAATAATTTAAAAATCGTCAACAATCAAATCACAGATGAAGAAATCATTAAAATCTGCCAATTAACAAAAGCTGATAAATTTATTCAAAAACTTGAAAAGGGATATCAAACCGTTATTACTCATAATGGTGAAAATCTTTCTCAAGGACAACGCCAATTATTATCTATTACTCGAGCAATAATTTCAAAAAAATCGATAATTATTATGGATGAAGCAACATCAAATATAGATACTATCACCGAAAAATACATCCAAGAAGCTTTAAATTATTTAATGGATAATAAAACAATGTTGATTATCGCACACAGACTTAGCACAATCAAAAACTGCGACAATATCTTGGTTTTATCAAAAGGTGAAATTATCGAAAGCGGTACACATCAAGAATTGATGTCAAATTCTGAAAGTTATTACGCTCAACTTTACAAAATCGGATTTGAAAATTTATAG
- a CDS encoding ABC transporter ATP-binding protein, which yields MPKKIKILVFLSVLLSVFLPFLTLLIPVFVKQFITVSAGQTQEYIEILMWKISVPSSSNLILILSLCILINAILIFIFQFSNLRLINYTTTLATIFLRNKLFEKILHLNKEDIDKLSYATIITRFSYDIRKIMQNGFWTICRGLINSMFSIIWGLVFALIIGPIYAISIVVVIPLLITGSIFAIKKLFPLYKQESINLDYLNDAAKQDINGIKLIKSFNLENIQSQKYESKNSNFRNNSLKTWNIAAISWNIIKYLDKIGIIVVFIIAGFIAKAFTSENIKEEVGIIYQFISFLGIISSGVFSLCFQVNNIFRATVSSKRLIDIFEIVPKIQIRNTNIVPRNWNIKFENVSFYYENQKHIHAIKNLSFEIKENEFTAIIGETGSGKSTIISLILKEIEPRSGRITIGGIDIKEIDTKAYYEKISAVFQKSMILSGSIKYNMILSKPHANVHEIENATKISAAEFINEYQDRHEQIIGQRGVNLSGGQRQRLAIAQAIIKNPKILILDDATSALDNKTDLMIRKNIVENQKDITLIMIAQRISTVKFANNIIVLDEGQMVGQGNHDYLMQNNEYYKEIYNSQLEK from the coding sequence ATGCCTAAAAAAATTAAAATTTTGGTGTTTTTGAGTGTTTTATTAAGTGTTTTTTTACCTTTTTTAACACTTTTAATTCCAGTTTTTGTCAAACAGTTTATTACTGTTAGCGCTGGTCAAACTCAAGAATATATCGAAATTTTAATGTGAAAAATCTCAGTTCCAAGTTCAAGTAATTTGATATTAATTTTAAGTTTGTGTATATTAATTAATGCAATACTAATTTTTATATTCCAATTTTCAAATTTAAGATTAATAAATTACACTACAACACTAGCTACAATCTTTTTAAGAAATAAATTATTTGAAAAAATATTACATTTAAATAAAGAAGATATTGATAAATTGTCTTACGCAACAATAATTACTCGTTTTAGTTATGATATTCGTAAAATCATGCAAAACGGTTTTTGAACAATTTGTCGTGGACTAATTAATAGTATGTTTTCAATCATATGAGGATTAGTTTTTGCTTTAATAATTGGACCAATTTATGCAATTTCCATTGTTGTTGTAATCCCTTTATTAATTACTGGTTCAATTTTTGCAATCAAAAAATTATTCCCTCTTTATAAACAAGAAAGTATTAATTTAGACTATTTAAACGATGCTGCAAAACAGGATATTAATGGTATTAAATTAATTAAATCATTCAATTTAGAAAATATCCAGTCACAAAAATATGAATCTAAAAATAGTAATTTTAGAAATAACTCGCTTAAAACTTGAAATATTGCAGCTATTTCTTGAAATATTATTAAATACTTAGACAAAATTGGAATTATTGTTGTATTCATAATTGCCGGATTCATTGCAAAAGCATTCACTAGCGAAAATATCAAAGAAGAAGTTGGGATTATTTATCAATTTATTTCTTTTTTAGGAATCATTTCGTCCGGTGTGTTCTCGCTATGTTTTCAAGTTAACAACATTTTTAGAGCTACAGTTAGTTCAAAACGTTTAATTGATATTTTTGAAATTGTCCCTAAAATCCAAATTAGAAATACCAACATTGTCCCTCGAAATTGAAATATCAAATTTGAAAATGTGTCATTTTACTATGAAAATCAAAAACACATTCACGCAATCAAAAACTTATCATTCGAAATAAAAGAAAACGAATTTACAGCAATAATTGGTGAAACCGGTTCGGGAAAAAGTACAATAATTTCTCTAATTTTAAAAGAAATTGAACCTAGATCAGGTCGAATCACAATTGGCGGTATAGACATTAAAGAGATTGATACTAAAGCTTATTACGAAAAAATTTCAGCAGTTTTTCAAAAATCAATGATTTTAAGTGGTTCAATTAAATATAACATGATCCTTTCCAAACCACATGCTAATGTACATGAAATTGAAAATGCGACAAAAATCTCTGCAGCAGAATTTATCAACGAATACCAAGATCGTCATGAACAAATTATTGGACAACGTGGTGTTAACTTAAGTGGTGGACAACGTCAAAGACTGGCTATTGCACAGGCAATTATTAAAAATCCAAAAATATTAATCCTCGATGATGCAACATCAGCATTAGATAATAAAACCGATTTAATGATTAGAAAAAACATAGTTGAAAATCAAAAAGATATAACCTTAATCATGATTGCACAGCGTATTTCAACAGTCAAATTTGCTAATAATATTATTGTTTTAGATGAAGGACAAATGGTTGGACAAGGGAATCATGATTATTTAATGCAGAATAATGAATACTATAAAGAAATTTACAATTCACAATTGGAGAAATAA
- the tsaE gene encoding tRNA (adenosine(37)-N6)-threonylcarbamoyltransferase complex ATPase subunit type 1 TsaE: MNLISKNKDDLNQVARTIIDILHKNKIQFLLLSGELGAGKTTLIQEVGKELGIKQKITSPTFNYMKVYPGLVHIDAYNLYGTLDEFEDYFEDNIVAIEWSENLSEKFKKYVQIKIYVNNENHHIYEIKEFN; the protein is encoded by the coding sequence ATGAATTTAATATCTAAAAATAAGGATGATTTAAACCAAGTTGCAAGGACAATAATTGATATTTTGCACAAAAATAAAATTCAATTTTTATTATTAAGTGGTGAATTAGGTGCTGGCAAAACTACATTAATACAAGAAGTTGGTAAAGAATTAGGTATTAAACAAAAAATCACTAGCCCAACATTCAATTATATGAAAGTATATCCTGGACTAGTCCACATAGATGCGTACAATTTATATGGTACACTTGATGAGTTTGAAGATTATTTTGAAGATAATATTGTCGCCATTGAATGAAGCGAAAATTTATCAGAAAAATTCAAAAAATATGTTCAAATTAAAATTTATGTAAATAACGAAAACCACCATATTTATGAAATAAAGGAGTTTAATTAA
- the tsaB gene encoding tRNA (adenosine(37)-N6)-threonylcarbamoyltransferase complex dimerization subunit type 1 TsaB, which produces MYFYLDTTSRDFVLALYDKDFNLIDSVYLKEYPKKVHLIVSEFQKMIDKNQVPFDQILGLMTNLGPGYFTGLRSSLVFFRTLAMTWNVPIFTINSFEILVQQKPLQKQYYLDAQGSKLFYYENMFDVVDVNKIDVIDSIEVEIDKIDFNHLIQNMVQYLEKFDKNTDVLDIKPLYVKQPQIGVKKC; this is translated from the coding sequence ATGTATTTTTATTTAGATACAACATCAAGAGATTTTGTTTTAGCTTTATATGATAAAGATTTTAACTTAATTGACTCTGTTTATTTAAAGGAGTATCCAAAGAAGGTTCATTTAATTGTTAGTGAATTTCAAAAAATGATTGATAAAAATCAAGTACCATTTGACCAAATTTTAGGTTTAATGACAAATTTAGGTCCTGGTTACTTTACCGGTTTACGTTCATCATTAGTGTTTTTTCGAACACTTGCAATGACTTGAAATGTCCCTATTTTCACGATTAACTCATTTGAAATTCTAGTTCAACAAAAACCATTACAAAAACAATATTATTTAGATGCTCAAGGAAGTAAACTCTTTTATTATGAGAATATGTTTGATGTTGTTGATGTTAATAAAATTGATGTAATTGATTCAATTGAAGTGGAGATAGACAAAATAGATTTTAATCATTTAATTCAAAATATGGTCCAATATTTAGAAAAATTTGACAAGAACACAGATGTTTTGGACATCAAACCATTATACGTCAAACAACCACAAATAGGAGTTAAGAAATGTTAA
- the tsaD gene encoding tRNA (adenosine(37)-N6)-threonylcarbamoyltransferase complex transferase subunit TsaD → MLILGIETSHDDTSIALLEDGKVIDMLSISQIDIFKEFGGTIPEISSREHVKNIALIHEYFKNKYDLSKIDYIAYTEKPGLIGTLQVGYLFASALAIALKKPIVPINHLDGHFFSASIDHEIKYPALCLLVSGGHTQLIYAKNIFETEIIGETLDDAVGEAFDKVAVKTNLGFPGGPIIDKTYQTYSGDFISLPHPVTENELDFSFSGLKTSVLNQINKAKMKGDEIDLVQLACSFQESAISYLINKTKLALTKYKVKTLILGGGVSANKELRKRFQELHDYVIVPDLKYATDNGAMIAQTAYLRLKEKNV, encoded by the coding sequence ATGTTAATTTTAGGAATTGAAACAAGTCATGATGATACATCTATAGCTCTTTTAGAAGATGGTAAAGTTATTGATATGTTAAGCATTTCGCAAATTGATATATTCAAAGAGTTTGGTGGTACTATACCAGAAATTTCTTCTCGAGAACACGTTAAGAATATCGCTTTAATTCATGAATATTTCAAAAATAAATACGATTTATCGAAAATCGATTATATTGCTTACACAGAAAAACCAGGACTAATCGGAACCTTACAAGTGGGATACCTTTTTGCAAGTGCTTTAGCAATCGCTTTAAAAAAGCCAATAGTCCCAATTAATCACTTAGACGGACACTTTTTCTCTGCTTCAATTGACCATGAAATAAAGTATCCCGCACTTTGTTTGTTAGTTTCAGGTGGACATACACAATTGATTTATGCTAAAAATATCTTTGAAACTGAAATTATTGGAGAAACTTTAGATGATGCTGTTGGAGAAGCTTTCGATAAGGTTGCAGTTAAAACTAACTTAGGTTTCCCCGGCGGGCCAATTATTGATAAAACTTATCAAACATATTCTGGTGATTTCATTTCGTTACCACATCCAGTAACTGAAAATGAGTTGGATTTTTCATTTAGCGGACTAAAAACAAGTGTTTTAAATCAAATTAACAAAGCCAAAATGAAAGGTGATGAAATTGATTTAGTTCAATTAGCCTGTTCGTTTCAAGAATCTGCAATTTCATATTTAATTAACAAAACAAAACTAGCACTCACCAAATACAAAGTAAAAACGTTGATTTTAGGTGGTGGTGTTAGTGCGAATAAAGAGTTGAGAAAAAGGTTTCAAGAGTTACATGATTATGTAATTGTCCCCGATTTGAAGTACGCGACAGATAATGGGGCTATGATTGCTCAGACCGCATATCTGAGATTAAAGGAGAAAAATGTATAA
- a CDS encoding HAD-IIB family hydrolase yields MYKPSVIFIDLDGTSLDHKTNDGRWRASQRLINIIEKINQKIPVVVLTGRGENAETFEILEQMKIKNAILWNGAKIFANKKEIYSQSIKKEVVEQLFDLAKKEEATIVFNSLMNSYTYTTSAIAQKDLWERRKVQILPDDFKPNFDVYKVAITSNTNRTIQDFIKEWKLIFNDELTITDTGVRRTFLEITGKNVNKGTGAAKYCEFFNLDLSKSMHIGDSMNDSFVKGYVGTVIALKGSVPEFIEISDQVTKNEFDNFGLAEFLENNIDLNW; encoded by the coding sequence ATGTATAAACCATCTGTTATTTTTATTGATTTAGACGGCACTTCTTTGGATCATAAAACTAATGACGGTCGTTGAAGAGCTAGTCAAAGATTAATTAATATTATTGAAAAAATTAATCAAAAAATCCCAGTTGTTGTTTTGACTGGTCGTGGCGAAAATGCAGAAACATTTGAAATTCTAGAACAAATGAAAATAAAAAATGCAATTTTGTGAAACGGTGCAAAAATTTTCGCGAACAAAAAAGAGATTTATTCACAAAGCATCAAAAAGGAAGTGGTAGAACAATTATTTGATCTAGCTAAAAAAGAAGAAGCAACAATCGTATTTAATTCACTAATGAATTCATATACATATACTACATCTGCAATAGCTCAAAAAGATCTATGAGAAAGACGAAAAGTGCAAATTCTACCTGATGATTTTAAACCGAATTTCGATGTGTATAAGGTTGCAATAACTTCGAACACGAACAGAACGATTCAAGATTTTATTAAAGAGTGAAAATTAATTTTCAATGATGAATTAACAATCACTGACACTGGAGTACGAAGAACGTTTTTAGAAATTACGGGCAAAAACGTAAATAAAGGGACAGGTGCAGCGAAATACTGCGAATTTTTTAATCTTGATTTATCAAAATCAATGCACATTGGAGATTCGATGAATGATTCTTTTGTAAAGGGATACGTTGGGACAGTTATTGCACTTAAAGGTTCTGTTCCGGAATTTATTGAAATTTCCGATCAAGTGACAAAAAATGAATTTGACAATTTTGGATTAGCTGAATTTTTAGAAAATAATATCGATTTAAACTGATAA
- a CDS encoding HAD hydrolase family protein, producing the protein MEVIKKGYTNISYKDGNLFKQEKILNGFNHNVSYQVLNELDFVPKFIENNDKFVVWEYVKHSKFQITKASLSKIAQNLLKLHQSNLIFQENFMLKRLEFFVQEIKKLNRWTDVLEKSWGQVKKIFQTDNNEQVPIHNDLYFSNILMEGEKLWFVDWEYASLGNKFYDLALFVCATDLDKFSEKTFLSEYGVRDFYSYYQQKLVAYFFILTWALAKKEIPINDKFFAKKLELWSQFILKLDQLRDKNYSKIIFVDLDGTTLDYYNGYRSAASEQIKLFFNDLEQKNILIVPATGRGDSHITREIMSELDRDNYILSNGAEIFIGNEQIFSSVINKEILISLLKIVKNSNCLSLLKIDNDEVLYFENEEISQDLKFFENTSRMNLEEIQKQNVYQVLIWNKDIQVINKLLKKLKNDFSDVLNIHSSGSKDDFIEITNLDTSKGAAEIIFANLLNVDLKNTYHIGDSLNDASPKNKVNKLIAMANSSPKLLEIADIKAEFDNKNSGIINVIKKYCF; encoded by the coding sequence ATGGAAGTTATAAAAAAAGGATATACAAATATTTCGTACAAGGACGGTAATTTATTTAAACAAGAAAAAATTCTAAATGGATTTAATCATAATGTTTCTTATCAAGTTTTAAATGAATTAGATTTTGTACCAAAATTTATTGAAAATAATGATAAATTTGTTGTTTGAGAATATGTTAAGCATAGTAAATTTCAAATTACAAAAGCAAGCTTGTCTAAAATTGCACAAAACCTACTAAAATTACATCAATCGAACTTAATTTTTCAAGAAAATTTTATGTTGAAACGATTAGAATTCTTTGTGCAAGAAATTAAGAAATTGAATCGTTGAACAGATGTTTTGGAAAAATCTTGGGGACAAGTTAAAAAAATATTTCAAACAGATAATAATGAACAGGTACCAATTCACAATGATTTATATTTTTCAAATATTTTGATGGAAGGTGAAAAATTGTGATTTGTCGATTGAGAATATGCATCTTTAGGAAACAAATTTTATGATTTAGCTCTTTTTGTGTGTGCAACAGATCTAGATAAGTTTTCTGAAAAAACTTTTTTATCAGAATATGGTGTAAGAGATTTTTATAGCTATTATCAACAAAAATTAGTCGCTTATTTTTTCATATTAACTTGAGCATTAGCGAAAAAGGAAATTCCAATTAATGATAAATTTTTTGCAAAGAAACTTGAATTATGGTCACAGTTTATTTTAAAATTGGATCAATTAAGGGACAAAAACTACTCTAAAATTATTTTCGTTGATTTAGATGGTACTACCTTAGATTACTACAATGGATACCGAAGTGCAGCAAGTGAACAAATTAAACTGTTTTTTAATGATTTAGAGCAGAAAAATATTTTAATTGTCCCAGCAACAGGAAGAGGGGACTCTCATATAACTCGTGAAATAATGAGTGAGTTAGACAGGGACAATTATATTCTCTCGAATGGTGCGGAAATATTTATTGGCAATGAACAAATTTTTAGTAGTGTTATTAACAAAGAAATTTTGATTTCACTTTTAAAAATTGTTAAAAATAGTAACTGTTTATCATTACTTAAAATCGATAATGATGAAGTTTTATATTTTGAAAACGAAGAAATTTCACAAGATTTAAAGTTTTTCGAAAATACAAGCAGAATGAATTTAGAAGAGATTCAAAAACAAAATGTATATCAAGTTTTAATCTGAAATAAAGACATTCAAGTTATTAATAAATTGCTGAAAAAATTAAAAAATGATTTCTCAGATGTTTTAAATATACATAGTTCTGGTTCCAAAGATGATTTTATTGAAATTACAAATTTAGATACTTCAAAAGGAGCTGCGGAAATTATTTTTGCAAATTTATTAAATGTCGATTTAAAAAACACGTATCATATTGGCGATTCGCTTAATGATGCTAGTCCTAAAAATAAGGTTAATAAGTTAATTGCAATGGCGAATTCGTCACCTAAATTATTAGAAATTGCAGATATTAAAGCTGAATTTGACAATAAAAATAGCGGAATAATTAATGTTATTAAAAAATATTGTTTCTAG
- the tuf gene encoding elongation factor Tu, protein MAKLDFDRSKEHVNVGTIGHVDHGKTTLTAAIATVLSKKGLSEARDYASIDNAPEEKARGITINTSHIEYQTEKRHYAHVDCPGHADYVKNMITGAAQMDGAILVVAATDGPMPQTREHILLSKQVGVPRIVVFLNKVDMLEGEEEMIDLVEMEVRSLLSEYGFDGDNAPVIRGSAVKALEGDAKYEEAIMELMDAVDSYIETPVKEFDKPFLMAVEDVFTITGRGTVATGRVERGKLQLNEEVEIVGLHPTKKTVVTGIEMFRKNLKEAMAGDNAGLLLRGVNREDIERGQVLAKPGSIVPHTEFEAAIYVLKKEEGGRHTPFFKNYKPQFYFRTTDVTGGVEFEPGREMVMPGENVNLTVKLIAPIAVEEGTKFSIREGGRTVGAGSVTKIIK, encoded by the coding sequence ATGGCTAAATTAGATTTTGACCGTAGTAAAGAACACGTTAACGTTGGTACAATCGGACACGTTGACCACGGTAAAACAACTTTAACAGCTGCTATTGCTACTGTTCTTTCAAAGAAAGGTTTATCAGAAGCTCGTGATTATGCTTCTATTGATAACGCACCTGAAGAAAAAGCACGTGGAATTACAATTAACACATCACACATCGAATATCAAACTGAAAAACGTCACTATGCTCACGTTGACTGTCCTGGTCACGCTGACTACGTTAAAAACATGATTACCGGTGCTGCTCAAATGGATGGTGCTATCTTAGTTGTTGCTGCAACAGATGGACCTATGCCTCAAACACGTGAACACATTCTTTTATCTAAACAAGTTGGTGTTCCTCGTATCGTTGTTTTCTTAAACAAAGTAGATATGTTAGAAGGTGAAGAAGAAATGATCGATCTTGTTGAAATGGAAGTTCGTTCACTTCTTTCAGAATACGGATTTGACGGAGACAACGCTCCAGTTATTCGTGGTTCTGCTGTTAAAGCTCTTGAAGGTGATGCTAAATATGAAGAAGCAATCATGGAATTGATGGATGCTGTTGACTCATACATCGAAACACCTGTTAAAGAATTTGACAAACCATTCTTAATGGCTGTTGAAGACGTTTTCACAATTACAGGACGTGGAACTGTTGCTACAGGACGTGTTGAACGTGGAAAATTACAATTAAACGAAGAAGTTGAAATCGTTGGATTACATCCTACTAAAAAAACAGTTGTTACAGGAATCGAAATGTTCCGTAAAAACCTTAAAGAAGCTATGGCTGGGGACAACGCTGGATTATTACTTCGTGGAGTTAACCGTGAAGACATCGAACGTGGACAAGTTTTAGCTAAACCAGGTTCAATCGTTCCTCACACAGAATTCGAAGCTGCTATTTATGTACTTAAAAAAGAAGAAGGTGGACGTCACACACCATTCTTCAAAAACTATAAACCTCAATTCTACTTCCGTACAACAGACGTAACAGGTGGAGTTGAATTTGAACCAGGACGTGAAATGGTTATGCCAGGTGAAAACGTTAACTTAACTGTTAAATTAATCGCTCCTATCGCGGTTGAAGAAGGAACAAAATTCTCAATCCGTGAAGGTGGACGTACAGTTGGTGCTGGATCAGTTACAAAAATTATTAAATAA